A genomic stretch from Georgenia muralis includes:
- a CDS encoding YbjN domain-containing protein: MRLRRWLRAVRGQARAVPVRGSDLATTVRVLRSAGSVRRTSPAALTGPLRATTPVTPERVHDVVVDRGYHVRTEPDGSVDGLWDGYRFQLRLAGEEADFLSVRGTWGRAVPEEYAGALAQAVNDWNRDKIWPTVYTADSPEGPVVRTEVLVDVGAGATDRQLLEIIEGGLSAGVQFFQALTRSVPPVGGDEP; this comes from the coding sequence GTGAGGCTGCGACGGTGGCTGCGCGCCGTGCGTGGGCAGGCCCGGGCCGTGCCGGTGCGCGGGTCCGACCTGGCGACGACGGTCCGGGTGCTGCGCAGCGCCGGCTCGGTGCGGCGCACGTCCCCGGCCGCGCTGACCGGTCCGCTGCGCGCGACGACCCCGGTGACGCCCGAGCGGGTGCACGACGTCGTCGTCGACCGGGGCTACCACGTGCGTACCGAGCCGGACGGCTCCGTCGACGGGCTGTGGGACGGGTACCGGTTCCAGCTGCGCCTGGCCGGGGAGGAGGCCGACTTCCTCAGCGTGCGCGGCACGTGGGGGCGGGCCGTGCCGGAGGAGTACGCCGGTGCGCTGGCCCAGGCCGTCAACGACTGGAACCGGGACAAGATCTGGCCGACCGTGTACACGGCCGACTCGCCCGAGGGACCCGTGGTGCGCACCGAGGTCCTCGTCGACGTCGGTGCCGGCGCGACCGACCGTCAGCTCCTGGAGATCATCGAGGGAGGGCTGTCCGCCGGGGTGCAGTTCTTCCAGGCGCTCACCCGCTCGGTCCCGCCCGTCGGCGGGGACGAGCCGTAG
- the hflX gene encoding GTPase HflX, whose amino-acid sequence MTTTRQPQHTPDADGRGAQEAAEDVVARILARAGSVRSTEGTALQSGSDGSAGEHDGAYDGDQLEREERAALRRVSGLSTELQDVTEVEYRQLRLERVVLVGLWSTGSAETAEVSLRELAALAETAGSEVLDGLLQRRQNPDPGTYLGSGKAAELAELVASVGADTVVVDGELSPSQRRGLEDIVKVKVIDRTALILDIFAQHAKSREGKAQVELAQLEYLLPRLRGWGESMSRQAGGRVAGGAGIGSRGPGETKIELDRRRIRTRMARLRRQIREMAPSRETKRGARRHHQVPSVAIAGYTNAGKSSLLNRLTGAGVLVENALFATLDPTVRRATTPDGREYTLTDTVGFVRSLPTELVEAFRSTLEEVAEADLVLHVVDAAHPDPEGQVGAVRSVIADIPGGADVPELIVLNKADLAAPEDLAALRTRYPTSVAVSARTGEGIEELARLVAEMLPRPSEEVDLVVPYSRGDLVSRAHTDGEVLTESYAEGGTRLHARVDPALAAELRTVAGAPAARSAS is encoded by the coding sequence ATGACCACGACCCGCCAGCCCCAGCACACCCCGGACGCCGACGGGCGAGGTGCGCAGGAGGCCGCGGAGGACGTGGTGGCCCGGATCCTCGCGCGCGCCGGGAGCGTGCGCTCGACCGAGGGCACCGCGCTGCAGTCCGGTTCCGACGGGTCCGCCGGTGAGCACGACGGGGCCTACGACGGCGACCAGCTCGAGCGGGAGGAGCGTGCCGCGCTGCGCCGCGTGTCGGGCCTGTCCACCGAGCTCCAGGACGTCACCGAGGTCGAGTACCGCCAGCTGCGCCTCGAGCGCGTCGTCCTCGTGGGCCTGTGGTCCACCGGCTCGGCGGAGACGGCCGAGGTCTCCCTCCGTGAGCTCGCCGCCCTCGCCGAGACCGCCGGCTCGGAGGTGCTCGACGGGCTCCTCCAGCGCCGGCAGAACCCCGACCCCGGCACCTACCTCGGCTCGGGCAAGGCCGCCGAGCTCGCCGAGCTCGTCGCCTCGGTCGGCGCCGACACCGTCGTCGTGGACGGCGAGCTCAGCCCCTCCCAGCGCCGCGGCCTGGAGGACATCGTCAAGGTCAAGGTCATCGACCGCACCGCCCTCATCCTCGACATCTTCGCCCAGCACGCGAAGTCGCGGGAGGGCAAGGCACAGGTCGAGCTCGCCCAGCTCGAGTACCTGCTGCCGCGCCTTCGTGGCTGGGGCGAGTCGATGTCGCGCCAGGCCGGTGGCCGGGTCGCGGGCGGTGCGGGCATCGGCTCCCGCGGCCCCGGAGAGACCAAGATCGAGCTCGACCGGCGTCGGATCCGCACCCGCATGGCGCGCCTGCGCCGTCAGATCCGGGAGATGGCGCCCTCGCGGGAGACCAAGCGGGGTGCGCGGCGCCACCACCAGGTGCCGTCGGTGGCGATCGCCGGGTACACCAACGCGGGCAAGTCCTCGCTGCTCAACCGGCTCACCGGCGCCGGCGTCCTCGTCGAGAACGCGCTCTTCGCCACGCTGGACCCCACCGTGCGCCGGGCGACGACCCCGGACGGGCGCGAGTACACCCTCACCGACACCGTCGGGTTCGTGCGCTCGCTGCCCACCGAGCTCGTCGAGGCGTTCCGGTCCACGCTGGAGGAGGTCGCCGAGGCGGACCTCGTCCTGCACGTCGTCGACGCCGCGCACCCCGACCCGGAGGGCCAGGTCGGCGCCGTCCGCTCGGTCATCGCCGACATCCCCGGCGGCGCCGACGTCCCTGAGCTCATCGTCCTGAACAAGGCCGACCTCGCCGCCCCGGAGGACCTCGCGGCCCTGCGCACCCGGTACCCGACGTCGGTGGCGGTCTCCGCCCGCACCGGTGAGGGGATCGAGGAGCTGGCTCGGCTCGTCGCCGAGATGCTCCCGCGCCCCTCGGAGGAGGTGGACCTGGTGGTGCCGTACTCGCGCGGCGACCTCGTCTCGCGGGCCCACACCGACGGCGAGGTGCTGACCGAGTCGTACGCCGAGGGCGGGACCCGGCTGCACGCCCGCGTGGACCCCGCCCTCGCGGCCGAGCTGCGCACGGTCGCGGGCGCCCCGGCGGCCCGCTCGGCCTCCTGA
- a CDS encoding class I SAM-dependent methyltransferase translates to MSTPEHYFTASPASPAELRPLEASLRGRRVRVLTAPGVFSGDRLDPGTRVLLETVADPPARGHLADVGCGWGPVALAMAAASPGATVWAADVNERAVDLTARNAAALGLTNVRALEAGEALRRLRADGVELDEIWSNPPIRIGKAALHELLRSWLALLAPGGRAQLVVAKNLGADSLHRWLAEDVGADVTRAGTSGGFRVLTVTPQGPTRPTA, encoded by the coding sequence GTGAGCACGCCCGAGCACTACTTCACCGCCAGCCCGGCCTCGCCCGCCGAGCTGCGCCCCCTCGAGGCGTCGCTCCGCGGCCGCCGGGTCCGGGTGCTCACGGCGCCCGGGGTCTTCTCGGGCGACCGGCTCGACCCGGGGACCCGGGTGCTCCTCGAGACCGTGGCGGACCCGCCGGCCAGGGGGCACCTCGCCGACGTCGGCTGCGGCTGGGGACCGGTCGCACTGGCGATGGCTGCCGCCTCCCCCGGCGCGACGGTCTGGGCGGCGGACGTCAACGAGCGGGCCGTGGACCTCACGGCCCGCAACGCTGCCGCGCTGGGCCTGACGAACGTGCGCGCGCTCGAGGCGGGCGAGGCCCTGCGCCGCCTGCGGGCCGACGGTGTCGAGCTCGACGAGATCTGGTCGAACCCGCCCATCCGGATCGGCAAGGCGGCCCTGCACGAGCTGCTGCGGTCCTGGCTCGCCCTCCTCGCGCCCGGCGGGCGGGCCCAGCTCGTCGTCGCGAAGAACCTCGGGGCGGACTCGCTGCACCGTTGGCTCGCCGAGGACGTGGGCGCGGACGTCACCCGCGCGGGCACCAGCGGCGGCTTCCGGGTGCTGACGGTCACACCTCAGGGCCCGACCAGGCCGACGGCGTAG
- the miaA gene encoding tRNA (adenosine(37)-N6)-dimethylallyltransferase MiaA, with amino-acid sequence MTATGKSDLALDLAEALGGEVVNADAMQLYRGMDVGTAKLPVAERRGVPHHQLDVLDVTEEARVAAYQRAAREDLAAVAARGHRPLLVGGSGLYVRAALDHLEFPGTDPQVRAELERRAETEGRRALHDELARLDPGAAARIDPRNARRVIRALEVIAVTGRPFSAALPEHVYAVPAVQLAIDVPRPELDGRIARRAAAMMAGGLVEETEALLSRGLAEGVTARRAVGYVQAMDVLASRRTREEATEDITVATRQLARRQEKWFRRDPRIHWLAPGPRADVLAAALRTLGP; translated from the coding sequence ATGACGGCGACCGGGAAGTCCGACCTGGCCCTCGACCTCGCCGAGGCGCTCGGCGGCGAGGTCGTCAACGCCGACGCCATGCAGCTCTACCGCGGCATGGACGTCGGGACGGCGAAGCTCCCGGTCGCCGAGCGGCGGGGCGTGCCCCACCACCAGCTCGACGTCCTCGACGTCACCGAGGAGGCCCGCGTCGCCGCCTACCAGCGCGCCGCCCGCGAGGACCTCGCCGCCGTCGCGGCCCGGGGGCACCGCCCGCTCCTCGTCGGTGGCTCCGGACTCTACGTCCGCGCGGCCCTGGACCACCTGGAGTTCCCGGGGACGGACCCGCAGGTGCGCGCCGAGCTCGAGCGCCGCGCCGAGACCGAGGGCCGGCGTGCCCTGCACGACGAGCTCGCCCGGTTGGACCCGGGCGCGGCCGCCCGGATCGACCCGCGCAACGCCCGGCGGGTGATCCGTGCCCTCGAGGTCATCGCCGTGACCGGCAGGCCCTTCTCCGCCGCGCTGCCCGAGCACGTCTACGCCGTCCCCGCGGTCCAGCTCGCGATCGACGTGCCCCGTCCCGAGCTGGACGGGCGCATCGCCCGCCGCGCCGCCGCGATGATGGCGGGCGGACTGGTCGAGGAGACGGAGGCGCTCCTCAGCCGCGGCCTCGCCGAGGGCGTGACCGCCCGTCGCGCCGTCGGGTACGTGCAGGCGATGGACGTCCTCGCGAGCCGGCGCACCCGCGAGGAGGCCACCGAGGACATCACGGTGGCGACCCGGCAGCTGGCCCGGCGGCAGGAGAAGTGGTTCCGCCGCGACCCCCGCATCCACTGGCTCGCCCCCGGCCCCCGGGCGGACGTCCTGGCCGCCGCACTGCGTACCCTGGGGCCATGA
- the lexA gene encoding transcriptional repressor LexA: MNTPEDTGTTTPPPALTGRDLTERQRRVLETIRSAVHAHGYPPSMREIGEAVGLTSPSSVKHQLGVLERKGYVRRDPNRPRAMELMDEVREVRDVAGGPTDGDGLRAGAPTYVPVVGRIAAGGPILAEQAVEDVFPLPRQLVGDGELFMLKVVGESMIDAAICDGDWVVVRRQPVAENGEIVAAMLDGEATVKTFQHRDGHVWLLPHNPAFAPIPGDDAQVLGRVVTVLRSL; encoded by the coding sequence GTGAACACTCCCGAGGACACCGGCACCACCACCCCGCCGCCCGCACTGACGGGCCGCGACCTCACCGAGCGTCAGCGCCGCGTGCTCGAGACCATCCGGTCGGCGGTGCACGCGCACGGCTACCCGCCGAGCATGCGCGAGATCGGTGAGGCCGTGGGGCTGACGAGCCCGTCGTCGGTCAAGCACCAGCTGGGTGTGCTCGAGCGCAAGGGCTACGTCCGGCGGGACCCGAACCGGCCGCGCGCGATGGAGCTCATGGACGAGGTCCGCGAGGTCCGCGACGTCGCGGGCGGCCCGACGGACGGCGACGGCCTGCGTGCCGGCGCGCCCACGTACGTCCCGGTGGTGGGCCGGATCGCCGCGGGCGGGCCGATCCTCGCCGAGCAGGCGGTCGAGGACGTGTTCCCCCTGCCGCGCCAGCTCGTGGGCGACGGGGAGCTGTTCATGCTCAAGGTCGTCGGGGAGTCCATGATCGACGCGGCGATCTGCGACGGCGACTGGGTGGTGGTGCGCCGTCAGCCGGTGGCCGAGAACGGGGAGATCGTCGCGGCGATGCTCGACGGCGAGGCGACCGTGAAGACGTTCCAGCACCGCGACGGGCACGTGTGGCTGCTGCCGCACAACCCGGCCTTCGCCCCGATCCCGGGCGACGACGCCCAGGTGCTCGGCCGGGTCGTCACCGTCCTGCGGAGCCTGTAG
- a CDS encoding LysM peptidoglycan-binding domain-containing protein has protein sequence MSALVAHPAWQPSPQTRPRPGVSADPRRPRLQLVGPGFVPSPAPSSAPSADPGPAVAARPAARRAAPLRLTALGRRVAAVAALLVALVLALALGTAAGQAVSSGATAQTVTHTVVPGETLWAVAGSAAGPGQDVRDVVAQIVQLNALATEVLEPGQALLVPAAG, from the coding sequence ATGAGTGCACTGGTGGCCCACCCGGCCTGGCAGCCGTCCCCGCAGACCCGGCCACGCCCGGGGGTGTCGGCCGACCCGCGGCGGCCTCGCCTGCAGCTGGTGGGCCCGGGCTTCGTCCCGTCGCCGGCCCCGTCCTCCGCGCCGAGCGCCGACCCCGGCCCGGCCGTGGCGGCGCGACCCGCCGCGCGGCGTGCGGCGCCGTTGCGCCTGACGGCGCTGGGAAGACGCGTCGCCGCGGTCGCCGCCCTCCTCGTGGCGCTCGTGCTCGCGCTCGCGCTGGGAACGGCCGCCGGGCAGGCGGTCTCGTCCGGCGCCACGGCCCAGACGGTCACCCACACCGTGGTACCGGGGGAGACCCTGTGGGCGGTGGCCGGCTCAGCGGCCGGGCCGGGGCAGGACGTGCGCGACGTCGTCGCCCAGATCGTTCAGCTCAACGCGCTGGCCACGGAGGTCCTCGAGCCGGGTCAGGCCCTGCTCGTCCCGGCCGCCGGCTGA
- a CDS encoding YbjN domain-containing protein, with protein sequence MSAAAEDGRGRASGPGAADAGARTARDVVHPLTRERVVAALDDLGYPWFRDRAGDVGAMWAQAVFHVYLLGPEENVLQVRATWHRRLAIERLAEVLELVDGWNRDFVGPKCYVRVLDDGMVSVVAEVSTPLAAGVSEDQLTTLVRRGIGQGMRMMHDLEQAYPDPAGRAP encoded by the coding sequence ATGAGCGCGGCGGCGGAGGACGGCCGGGGCCGGGCCTCGGGCCCGGGCGCCGCGGACGCGGGCGCCCGGACGGCGCGGGACGTGGTCCACCCGCTGACGAGGGAACGGGTCGTCGCCGCCCTGGACGACCTGGGGTACCCGTGGTTCCGCGACCGCGCCGGCGACGTCGGGGCCATGTGGGCGCAGGCCGTCTTCCACGTCTACCTCCTCGGGCCGGAGGAGAACGTCCTCCAGGTCCGCGCGACGTGGCACCGCCGCCTGGCGATCGAGCGGCTCGCGGAGGTCCTGGAGCTGGTCGACGGCTGGAACCGGGACTTCGTCGGGCCCAAGTGCTACGTGCGGGTGCTCGACGACGGCATGGTCAGCGTCGTCGCCGAGGTGTCGACCCCGCTGGCGGCGGGCGTGAGCGAGGACCAGCTCACGACGCTCGTGCGCCGCGGCATCGGTCAGGGCATGCGGATGATGCACGACCTCGAGCAGGCCTACCCCGACCCGGCCGGTCGTGCGCCGTGA
- a CDS encoding ATP-dependent DNA helicase, producing MGADTGALLDAAVAAVSGARREGQLRMAEAVAQTLDDRTHLLVQAGTGTGKSLAYLVPVLAHAVEKGERAVVSTATLALQRQVLAHDAPLVADIVAERTGARPKVALLKGWQNYLCLHKVAGGYPVEEEPGLFAVSAATDGGLPAGGAPVEPPTDRHGSEPALAGREGLGEQVLRLRAWSEETGTGDRDDLVPGVSERAWRQVSVTRMECLGQRCPMISECFPEAARVSAREADVVVTNHAMLGIAASGSPGVLPEHDVLVVDEAHELAERVTAQATAELSASVVERTARLARRHAGVGLANLEAAATSLRARLEVVPDGRLVHGLPADLRDAVILVEAGAREAVGAMKPEPGAEDAGGRAMARSAMVVLHEIAERLLGDSVAARRDVLWCERPRGGLEQPRLRLAPLDVAGPVATQLLAGRAAVLTSATLALGGTFDPMARSLGLTLDDATPWRGLDVGSPFDYARQGILYTARHLPPPGRDGTSEQALEELVALVRAAGGATLGLFSSRRAAEAATERLRAELDTPVLCQGEDQLPTLVRRFVEDEATSLMGTLSLWQGVDVPGPTCRLVVIDRIPFPRPDDPVKQARSEVVAAAGGNAFMSVAATHAALLLAQGAGRLVRRIDDRGVVAVLDPRLATARYGTFLTRSMPPLWPTSDGELTRAALRRLSAGTAAVSH from the coding sequence GTGGGGGCCGACACCGGCGCCCTGCTCGACGCCGCGGTCGCGGCGGTCAGTGGGGCCCGGCGCGAGGGGCAGTTGCGCATGGCGGAGGCCGTCGCGCAGACCCTGGACGACCGCACGCACCTGCTCGTCCAGGCCGGGACCGGCACCGGCAAGTCCCTCGCCTACCTCGTGCCGGTGCTCGCCCACGCCGTCGAGAAGGGCGAGCGGGCCGTCGTCTCCACGGCCACGCTGGCGCTCCAGCGCCAGGTGCTCGCCCACGACGCGCCCCTCGTGGCGGACATCGTCGCCGAGCGCACCGGTGCGCGACCGAAGGTGGCCCTGCTCAAGGGCTGGCAGAACTACCTCTGCCTGCACAAGGTCGCCGGCGGCTACCCCGTGGAGGAGGAGCCGGGGCTCTTCGCCGTCTCCGCCGCCACCGACGGCGGCCTGCCCGCCGGCGGAGCGCCGGTCGAGCCGCCGACCGACCGGCACGGGTCGGAGCCGGCCCTCGCGGGCCGGGAGGGTCTGGGCGAGCAGGTGCTCCGTCTGCGGGCCTGGTCGGAGGAGACCGGGACGGGTGACCGCGACGACCTCGTGCCCGGGGTGAGCGAGCGGGCCTGGCGGCAGGTCTCGGTCACGAGGATGGAGTGTCTGGGTCAGCGGTGCCCGATGATCTCGGAGTGCTTCCCCGAGGCGGCGCGCGTCAGCGCCCGGGAGGCCGACGTCGTCGTGACGAACCACGCGATGCTCGGCATCGCCGCCTCGGGCTCCCCGGGGGTGCTCCCCGAGCACGACGTCTTGGTCGTCGACGAGGCCCACGAGCTCGCCGAGCGGGTCACCGCCCAGGCCACCGCCGAGTTGAGCGCGAGCGTCGTCGAGCGGACCGCCCGGCTCGCCCGCCGGCACGCCGGTGTCGGCCTGGCGAACCTCGAGGCCGCCGCGACGTCCTTGCGCGCCCGGCTCGAGGTCGTGCCCGACGGCCGCCTCGTCCACGGGCTGCCCGCGGACCTGCGCGACGCGGTGATCCTCGTCGAGGCCGGGGCCCGCGAGGCGGTCGGCGCGATGAAGCCCGAACCGGGCGCCGAGGACGCCGGCGGCCGAGCGATGGCCCGCTCCGCCATGGTCGTGCTGCACGAGATCGCCGAACGGCTCCTCGGTGACTCCGTCGCCGCGCGCCGGGACGTCCTGTGGTGCGAACGTCCCCGCGGGGGCCTGGAGCAGCCCCGGCTGCGGCTGGCCCCGCTCGACGTCGCCGGCCCGGTCGCCACCCAGCTCCTCGCCGGCCGGGCGGCGGTTCTCACCTCGGCGACCCTGGCCCTCGGCGGCACGTTCGACCCGATGGCGCGCTCCCTCGGGCTCACCCTCGACGACGCGACGCCCTGGCGCGGCCTCGACGTCGGCTCACCCTTCGACTACGCCCGGCAGGGCATCCTCTACACCGCACGTCACCTGCCGCCGCCGGGCCGCGACGGGACGAGCGAGCAGGCGCTCGAGGAGCTGGTCGCGCTCGTCCGGGCAGCCGGCGGGGCCACCCTCGGGCTCTTCTCGTCCCGCCGGGCGGCCGAGGCCGCCACGGAGCGGCTGCGCGCCGAGCTCGACACCCCGGTCCTGTGCCAGGGCGAGGACCAGCTGCCCACGCTCGTCCGGCGTTTCGTCGAGGACGAGGCGACCTCCCTCATGGGCACCCTCTCCCTGTGGCAGGGCGTCGACGTCCCCGGACCGACGTGCCGGCTCGTCGTCATCGACCGCATCCCCTTCCCCCGGCCCGACGACCCGGTCAAGCAGGCCCGTTCGGAGGTCGTGGCGGCGGCGGGGGGAAACGCCTTCATGTCGGTGGCCGCCACCCACGCGGCGCTCCTGCTCGCCCAGGGCGCCGGCCGGCTCGTGCGCCGCATCGATGACCGCGGCGTCGTGGCGGTGCTCGACCCACGGCTGGCCACCGCCCGCTACGGCACCTTCCTCACCCGCTCGATGCCGCCGCTGTGGCCCACCAGCGACGGCGAGCTCACCCGTGCGGCGCTGCGCCGCCTCTCCGCGGGCACCGCGGCGGTGTCCCACTAG
- the nrdR gene encoding transcriptional regulator NrdR, translating into MHCPFCRHADSRVIDSRTAEDGMSIRRRRQCPSCGRRFTTLETSSLTVVKRSGATEAFSRDKVVAGVRKACQGRPVSDDDLALLAQQVEEAVRASGSAQIDAHEIGLAILGPLRDLDEVAYLRFASVYSSFASLEDFEAAIGALRAGHDGAGTDDHLPTSDTAAGAADGAGRTAADGGPEDQAGRSGVR; encoded by the coding sequence GTGCACTGTCCGTTCTGTCGTCATGCCGACTCCCGGGTGATCGACTCGCGTACCGCCGAGGACGGCATGTCCATCCGGCGCCGCCGTCAGTGCCCCAGCTGCGGACGACGCTTCACCACGCTGGAGACCTCGAGCCTCACGGTGGTCAAGCGGTCCGGCGCCACCGAGGCCTTCAGCCGGGACAAGGTCGTCGCCGGCGTGCGCAAGGCCTGCCAGGGGCGCCCCGTCTCAGACGACGACCTGGCGCTCCTCGCCCAGCAGGTCGAGGAGGCGGTCCGGGCGAGTGGTAGCGCCCAGATCGACGCGCACGAGATCGGGCTGGCGATCCTCGGCCCGCTGCGCGACCTCGACGAGGTCGCGTACCTGCGCTTCGCCAGCGTCTACTCCTCCTTCGCCTCCCTCGAGGACTTCGAGGCGGCCATCGGGGCGCTGCGCGCCGGGCACGACGGTGCCGGCACCGACGATCACCTCCCCACGTCGGACACTGCCGCCGGGGCTGCCGACGGTGCCGGCCGGACGGCCGCCGACGGTGGCCCCGAAGACCAGGCGGGGCGGTCAGGGGTCCGCTAA
- the dapF gene encoding diaminopimelate epimerase — MTSPFPVLRGRTLTTGHGTENDFVLVPDPDGELEIGADEVAAVCDRHAGVGADGLIRVVRSRALPEQVLAGSGEAEWFMDYRNADGSVAEMCGNGVRVFVHYLRESGLVTIADGGSIVVGTRGGPRRVSVVGELYTVEMGRWQMPGGLAAVQAGYDVVVQVGGLEGPRAGLGVTLPNPHTVVALPDEQTLAAADLTRPAAYDPEPPEGTNLELVVPLGEESDAAGVVGALRMRVLERGVGETRSCGTGTCAAALAVRAWGGPGAPDTWRVLVPGGEVLVRVQGERVTLTGPAVLTADVVLR, encoded by the coding sequence ATGACCTCGCCCTTCCCGGTCCTGCGCGGCCGGACGCTCACCACCGGTCACGGCACCGAGAACGACTTCGTCCTCGTGCCCGACCCCGACGGCGAGCTCGAGATCGGTGCCGACGAGGTCGCCGCCGTCTGCGACCGGCACGCCGGCGTGGGGGCGGACGGCCTCATCCGCGTGGTGCGCTCACGCGCCCTGCCCGAGCAGGTGCTCGCGGGGTCCGGCGAGGCCGAGTGGTTCATGGACTACCGCAACGCCGACGGGTCGGTCGCGGAGATGTGCGGCAACGGCGTGCGGGTCTTCGTCCACTACCTCCGCGAGAGCGGCCTCGTCACGATCGCCGACGGCGGGTCGATCGTCGTCGGGACGCGCGGGGGCCCGCGGCGGGTGAGCGTCGTGGGGGAGCTGTACACGGTCGAGATGGGACGCTGGCAGATGCCCGGCGGGCTGGCCGCCGTCCAGGCCGGCTACGACGTCGTCGTCCAGGTGGGCGGGCTCGAGGGTCCCCGTGCGGGGCTAGGGGTCACCCTCCCCAACCCGCACACCGTCGTCGCCCTGCCCGACGAGCAGACCCTGGCCGCCGCCGACCTCACCCGGCCCGCCGCCTACGACCCGGAGCCGCCGGAGGGCACGAACCTCGAGCTGGTGGTGCCGCTGGGCGAGGAGAGCGACGCCGCGGGGGTCGTCGGTGCCCTGCGGATGCGCGTGCTCGAGCGCGGCGTGGGCGAGACCCGGTCCTGCGGGACGGGGACGTGTGCCGCGGCGCTCGCGGTGCGTGCGTGGGGCGGGCCCGGCGCGCCGGACACCTGGCGGGTCCTCGTCCCGGGCGGTGAGGTGCTCGTCCGCGTCCAGGGGGAGCGGGTCACGCTCACCGGTCCCGCGGTGCTCACCGCCGACGTCGTCCTGCGCTGA
- a CDS encoding L-lactate dehydrogenase, with translation MTHHDDVPGRQELLGGEGRSTEPRRSKVAIVGAGAVGSTLAYASLLRGAAREVVLYDLDKAKVEAEALDIAHGIQFTPMGTVSGSDDIAICADADVVVITAGAKQRPGQSRLDLAGATIDIMRALVPRLVEVAPDAVYIMVANPVDVVTYAGLKISGLPAEQFFGSGTVLDSSRLRYLVARECGVAVQNVHAYIAGEHGDSEIPLWSSAMIGAVPLLQWGFTVDGGLLDEARRARISEEVVGAAYRIIAGKGATNYAVGLAVVRIIEAVLRDEHRVLSVSSLLEDYLEISDVCMSVPTVVGRAGVGRRLVPVVTETERAGLRRSAESIRSVAQRFGF, from the coding sequence ATGACCCACCACGACGACGTCCCAGGCCGTCAGGAGCTGCTCGGCGGTGAGGGCCGGAGCACCGAGCCCCGGCGCAGCAAGGTGGCCATCGTCGGGGCCGGTGCCGTCGGCTCGACCCTCGCCTACGCCTCGCTGCTGCGTGGGGCTGCGCGCGAGGTCGTCCTGTACGACCTCGACAAGGCCAAGGTCGAGGCCGAGGCGCTGGACATCGCCCACGGCATCCAGTTCACGCCGATGGGGACCGTCTCCGGCTCGGACGACATCGCGATCTGCGCCGACGCCGACGTCGTCGTCATCACCGCCGGCGCCAAGCAGCGGCCCGGGCAGTCCCGCCTGGACCTGGCCGGCGCCACGATCGACATCATGCGGGCGCTCGTCCCGCGGCTGGTCGAGGTCGCACCGGACGCGGTGTACATCATGGTCGCCAACCCCGTGGACGTCGTGACGTACGCGGGCCTGAAGATCTCCGGCCTGCCGGCCGAGCAGTTCTTCGGCTCCGGGACCGTGCTGGACTCCTCGCGGCTGCGCTACCTCGTCGCCCGTGAGTGCGGCGTGGCGGTGCAGAACGTCCACGCCTACATCGCCGGGGAGCACGGCGACTCCGAGATCCCGCTGTGGAGCTCGGCGATGATCGGCGCCGTACCGCTGCTGCAGTGGGGGTTCACGGTCGACGGCGGCCTGCTCGACGAGGCCCGGCGCGCCCGCATCAGCGAGGAGGTGGTGGGGGCGGCGTACCGCATCATCGCGGGCAAGGGGGCCACCAACTACGCCGTCGGCCTGGCCGTGGTGCGCATCATCGAGGCGGTGCTGCGCGACGAGCACCGCGTGCTCTCGGTCTCCTCCCTCCTCGAGGACTACCTGGAGATCTCCGACGTCTGCATGTCGGTGCCCACGGTCGTCGGCCGGGCGGGTGTGGGGCGCCGTCTCGTGCCCGTGGTCACCGAGACCGAGCGGGCGGGGCTGCGCCGCAGCGCGGAGTCGATCCGGTCCGTGGCGCAGCGCTTCGGCTTCTAG